A DNA window from Mycobacterium sp. IDR2000157661 contains the following coding sequences:
- the argS gene encoding arginine--tRNA ligase, producing MTPADLAELLRTTAAAVLVEHGLDASALPTTVTVERPRNPEHGDYATNLALQLGKKVGANPRELAGWLAAALADNDGIAAADVAGPGFVNLRIEASAQNVIVTDVLTAGPEYGHSAVLAGQSINLEFVSANPTGPIHIGGSRWAAVGDALGRLLSTQGARVVREYYFNDHGAQIDRFTNSLIAAAKGNSIPEDGYAGDYIADIAAQVLAKEPDALGLPDAEVRETFRAIGVDLMFAHIKQSLHDFGTDFDVYTHEDSMHNSGRVEQAIARLREAGSIYEKDGAVWLRTTDYGDDKDRVVIKSDGAPAYVAADIAYYLDKRERGFDLCIYMLGADHHGYIARLKAVASALGEDPATVEVLIGQMVNLVRDGQPVRMSKRAGTVITLDDLVEAIGVDAARYSLIRSSVDSPIDIDLALWSSASNENPVYYVQYAHARLSALARNAADLGVTADTANLRLLTHDKEGTLIRNIGEFPRILKTAAALREPHRVSRYLEELAGDYHRFYDSCRVLPQGDEAPGELHGARLALCQATRQVISNGLSILGVTAPERM from the coding sequence GTGACCCCCGCCGATCTCGCCGAACTGCTCAGGACCACCGCCGCCGCGGTGCTGGTCGAGCACGGTCTCGACGCGTCAGCGCTGCCGACGACGGTCACCGTCGAGCGCCCGCGCAACCCAGAGCACGGTGACTACGCCACCAACCTGGCGCTTCAGCTCGGCAAGAAGGTCGGCGCCAACCCGCGCGAGCTGGCCGGATGGCTGGCCGCCGCGCTGGCCGACAATGACGGCATCGCCGCCGCCGACGTCGCGGGCCCCGGTTTCGTCAACCTGCGGATCGAGGCCTCGGCGCAGAACGTCATCGTCACCGACGTCTTGACCGCGGGGCCCGAGTACGGCCATTCCGCCGTACTGGCCGGGCAGAGCATCAACCTCGAGTTCGTCTCCGCGAATCCGACCGGTCCGATTCACATCGGCGGCAGCCGCTGGGCCGCGGTCGGCGACGCCCTGGGCCGGCTGCTGTCCACCCAGGGCGCCCGGGTGGTACGGGAGTACTACTTCAACGACCACGGCGCGCAGATCGACCGGTTCACGAACTCGCTGATCGCCGCTGCCAAGGGCAACTCCATACCGGAGGACGGCTACGCCGGCGACTACATCGCCGACATCGCCGCTCAGGTGCTCGCCAAGGAGCCCGACGCGCTTGGGCTGCCCGACGCCGAGGTGCGCGAGACGTTCCGCGCGATCGGTGTGGACCTGATGTTCGCCCACATCAAGCAGTCGTTGCACGACTTCGGCACCGACTTCGACGTCTACACCCACGAAGACTCGATGCACAATTCCGGACGCGTCGAGCAGGCGATCGCCCGGCTGCGCGAGGCCGGCAGCATCTACGAGAAGGACGGCGCCGTCTGGCTGCGCACCACCGACTACGGTGACGACAAGGACCGGGTCGTCATCAAGAGCGACGGCGCACCGGCCTATGTCGCCGCCGACATCGCCTACTACCTCGACAAGCGCGAACGCGGCTTCGACCTGTGCATCTACATGCTCGGCGCCGACCACCACGGCTACATCGCTCGACTGAAGGCCGTCGCCTCGGCACTCGGGGAGGACCCCGCGACCGTCGAGGTGCTCATCGGCCAGATGGTGAACCTGGTCAGAGACGGGCAGCCGGTCCGGATGAGCAAGCGGGCCGGCACGGTCATCACCCTCGACGACCTCGTCGAGGCGATCGGCGTCGACGCCGCCCGGTACTCGCTGATCCGCTCGTCGGTGGACAGCCCGATCGACATCGACCTGGCGTTGTGGTCGTCGGCGTCCAACGAAAACCCCGTCTACTACGTGCAATACGCGCATGCCCGGCTATCCGCCCTCGCCCGCAACGCCGCCGACCTCGGCGTCACCGCCGACACCGCAAACCTGCGGCTGCTCACCCACGACAAAGAGGGCACCCTGATCCGCAACATCGGCGAGTTCCCGCGGATACTGAAAACCGCTGCCGCCCTGCGTGAACCACATCGCGTCTCGCGCTATCTGGAGGAGCTGGCCGGTGACTACCACCGATTCTACGACTCGTGCCGGGTGCTGCCCCAGGGCGACGAGGCGCCTGGCGAACTGCACGGTGCGCGACTGGCGTTGTGCCAGGCCACCCGACAGGTGATCTCCAACGGCCTTTCCATCCTCGGCGTCACCGCCCCGGAGCGCATGTGA
- the thrB gene encoding homoserine kinase: protein MAQTLPAGLTATSVVAASSANLGPGFDSLGLALSLYDEIVVDTTDSGLTVEVEGEGAGHVPLDSSHLVVRAIERGLHAAGVAVAGMEVRCRNDIPHSRGLGSSAAAVVGGLAAVNGLVAQAGSTPLSEQDLIQLSSEFEGHPDNASAAVLGGGVVSWTDSDGAAPRYAAAPLRIHPDIHLFAAIPEVRSSTAETRVLLPEKVSHTDARFNLSRAALLVVALTERPDLLLSATEDVLHQPQRAAAMPASAEYLRVLRRCGIAAVLSGAGPAVLALTTAPHLPSEALDYGAAAGYTVREMVVGEAVRWTSGVVARS, encoded by the coding sequence GTGGCGCAGACACTGCCCGCCGGGTTGACGGCGACCTCGGTCGTCGCGGCGTCCAGCGCCAACCTCGGCCCCGGGTTCGACAGCCTCGGACTGGCCTTGAGCCTGTACGACGAAATCGTGGTCGACACCACCGATTCCGGTCTGACCGTCGAGGTCGAGGGTGAAGGCGCCGGTCACGTTCCGCTGGACAGCTCACATCTGGTGGTGCGGGCCATCGAGCGTGGGCTGCACGCGGCCGGTGTGGCCGTGGCGGGCATGGAGGTGCGGTGCCGCAACGACATCCCGCACTCACGCGGGCTGGGGTCATCCGCCGCAGCGGTCGTCGGAGGCCTTGCGGCGGTGAACGGCCTTGTCGCGCAAGCTGGTTCGACACCGCTGTCGGAACAGGACCTGATCCAGCTGTCGTCGGAGTTCGAGGGACATCCCGACAACGCGTCTGCGGCCGTGCTCGGCGGCGGCGTGGTGTCGTGGACGGATTCCGACGGGGCGGCACCGCGCTACGCCGCCGCGCCGCTGCGCATCCATCCCGACATCCATTTGTTCGCGGCGATTCCAGAGGTGCGCTCGTCGACAGCGGAGACCAGGGTGCTGCTGCCCGAGAAGGTGAGCCACACCGACGCGCGCTTCAACCTGAGCAGGGCGGCGCTGTTGGTGGTGGCGCTGACCGAACGGCCCGATCTGTTGCTGTCGGCGACCGAGGATGTGCTGCACCAGCCGCAACGGGCGGCGGCGATGCCGGCGTCGGCGGAATACCTGCGTGTCCTCCGGCGTTGCGGCATTGCAGCGGTGCTGTCGGGGGCCGGCCCGGCGGTATTGGCGCTGACCACGGCGCCGCATTTGCCTTCAGAAGCCCTCGACTACGGCGCCGCCGCCGGGTACACCGTCCGCGAGATGGTTGTCGGTGAAGCGGTCCGCTGGACGTCGGGCGTGGTCGCCAGAAGTTGA
- the lysA gene encoding diaminopimelate decarboxylase gives MLLLAPNVWPRSTVRDAEGVVSIGGVSVADIATEFGTPTFVVDEDDFRARCREISAAFGGGQNVRYAAKAFMCTEVARWINEEGLSLDVASGGEMAVALHGGFPAERIALHGNNKSVDELTAAVKAGIEHVVVDSMTEIERLDEIAGAAGVVQDVLIRVTVGVEAHTHEFISTAHEDQKFGLSLASGAAMDAVRRVFTTDNLRLKGLHSHIGSQIFDVAGFEIAAHRVIGLLRDVVAEFGVDKTSQMSIVDLGGGLGISYLPADDPPPVAELAANLTAIVRDESAAVGLPAPRLVVEPGRAIAGPGTITLYRVGTVKDVAVAADKYRRYVSVDGGMSDNIRTSLYGAEYDVRLISRLTEAAPIRGRIVGKHCESGDIVVRDTWVPDDLEPGDLLGVAATGAYCYSMSSRYNLIGRPAVVAVRDGRARLILRRETVDDLLSLEVR, from the coding sequence ATGCTTCTGCTTGCGCCGAACGTATGGCCGCGCAGCACCGTTCGCGACGCCGAGGGTGTCGTGTCGATCGGGGGCGTGTCCGTCGCCGACATCGCGACCGAGTTCGGCACGCCGACGTTCGTCGTCGACGAGGACGACTTCCGCGCGCGTTGCCGCGAGATCTCGGCCGCATTCGGCGGCGGCCAGAACGTGCGTTACGCCGCCAAGGCGTTCATGTGCACCGAGGTGGCGCGCTGGATCAACGAGGAGGGCCTGTCCCTCGACGTCGCCAGCGGCGGGGAGATGGCCGTCGCGCTGCACGGCGGATTCCCCGCAGAGCGAATCGCGCTGCACGGCAACAACAAGTCCGTCGATGAGCTGACGGCCGCCGTCAAGGCCGGCATTGAGCACGTTGTGGTCGACTCGATGACCGAGATCGAGCGGCTCGACGAGATCGCCGGCGCGGCCGGTGTGGTGCAGGACGTGCTGATTCGCGTTACCGTCGGGGTCGAGGCGCACACCCACGAATTCATCTCCACTGCGCACGAGGACCAGAAGTTCGGGCTGTCACTCGCCAGCGGTGCGGCGATGGACGCCGTACGCCGGGTGTTCACGACCGATAACCTCCGGCTCAAGGGCCTGCACAGCCACATCGGCTCGCAGATCTTCGACGTGGCCGGTTTCGAGATCGCCGCGCACCGCGTAATCGGCCTGCTGCGCGATGTGGTCGCCGAGTTCGGGGTGGACAAGACGTCGCAGATGTCGATCGTCGACCTCGGTGGCGGGTTGGGCATCTCCTATCTGCCGGCCGACGACCCGCCGCCGGTCGCCGAGCTAGCCGCGAATCTGACCGCCATCGTGCGCGACGAGTCCGCGGCCGTCGGACTGCCGGCTCCGCGGTTGGTCGTCGAACCCGGTCGCGCCATCGCCGGGCCGGGCACCATCACGCTGTATCGCGTCGGCACGGTCAAGGATGTGGCGGTCGCCGCCGACAAGTACCGCCGCTACGTCAGCGTCGACGGCGGGATGAGTGACAACATCCGCACGTCGCTCTACGGCGCCGAGTACGACGTGCGGCTGATCTCACGACTCACCGAGGCCGCGCCGATACGCGGCCGTATCGTCGGAAAGCACTGCGAGAGCGGCGATATCGTCGTGAGGGACACCTGGGTGCCCGATGACCTCGAGCCGGGCGACCTGCTGGGCGTCGCGGCGACCGGTGCCTACTGCTATTCCATGTCGAGCCGCTACAACCTGATCGGCCGTCCCGCTGTGGTGGCCGTGCGCGACGGGCGAGCCCGCCTGATCCTGCGCCGGGAGACGGTCGACGATCTGCTGAGTCTGGAAGTGAGGTAA
- the thrC gene encoding threonine synthase: MSAPPHGGTPSAARGTVHHPWPGLIAAYRDRLPIGDDWTPITLREGGTPLLPAQRLSEYTGCTVHLKVEGLNPTGSFKDRGMTMAVTEAVANGQQAVLCASTGNTSASAAAYAARAGITCAVLVPQGKIAMGKLAQAVMHGAKIIQVDGNFDDCLELARKLTADFPTVSLVNSVNPFRIEGQKTAAFEIVDALGAAPDVHSLPVGNAGNITAYWKGYTEYHHDGVSDRLPRMLGTQAAGAAPLVLGEPVREPETIATAIRIGSPASWTTAVEAQQQSGGRFLAATDEEILAAYHLVARTEGVFVEPASAASIAGLLKSIEDGWVARGSTVVCTVTGNGLKDPDTALKGMPPVIPVPVDPVAVVEKLGLV, encoded by the coding sequence ATGAGCGCCCCACCACATGGGGGCACCCCCAGCGCAGCTAGGGGGACCGTCCACCACCCGTGGCCCGGGCTGATCGCCGCCTACCGCGACCGCCTGCCGATCGGGGACGATTGGACGCCGATCACGCTGCGCGAGGGCGGCACGCCGTTGCTGCCTGCCCAGCGCCTGAGCGAATACACCGGATGCACAGTGCATCTCAAGGTCGAGGGCCTGAACCCCACCGGCTCGTTCAAGGATCGTGGCATGACGATGGCGGTGACCGAGGCGGTGGCGAACGGTCAGCAGGCGGTGCTTTGCGCGTCCACCGGCAACACCTCGGCGTCCGCGGCGGCTTACGCCGCGCGTGCGGGCATTACCTGCGCGGTGTTGGTGCCGCAGGGCAAGATCGCGATGGGCAAGCTTGCCCAGGCGGTCATGCACGGTGCGAAGATCATTCAGGTCGACGGCAACTTCGACGACTGCCTGGAGCTCGCGCGCAAGCTCACCGCCGACTTCCCGACCGTGTCGCTGGTCAACTCCGTCAACCCGTTCCGCATCGAGGGGCAGAAGACGGCGGCGTTCGAGATCGTCGACGCGCTCGGCGCCGCGCCCGATGTGCACTCGCTGCCGGTGGGCAACGCGGGCAACATCACCGCGTACTGGAAGGGCTATACCGAGTACCACCACGACGGGGTTTCGGATCGCCTGCCCCGCATGCTGGGCACTCAGGCAGCCGGGGCAGCGCCGCTGGTCCTCGGCGAACCCGTGCGGGAGCCCGAGACCATCGCCACCGCGATCCGGATCGGGTCGCCGGCGTCCTGGACAACGGCGGTCGAGGCGCAGCAGCAGTCCGGCGGCCGATTCCTGGCCGCCACGGACGAGGAGATCCTGGCCGCGTACCACCTCGTCGCGCGGACCGAGGGCGTCTTCGTCGAACCGGCATCGGCGGCCAGCATCGCCGGGCTCCTCAAGTCGATCGAGGACGGTTGGGTGGCCCGAGGGTCCACCGTGGTGTGCACCGTCACCGGCAACGGGCTCAAGGACCCCGACACGGCGCTGAAGGGCATGCCTCCGGTCATCCCGGTGCCAGTCGACCCCGTGGCGGTGGTCGAAAAGCTGGGCCTGGTCTAG
- a CDS encoding Ig-like domain-containing protein: MPPTEVRTIGTAGYGKYIGRVGALAVAMGVGFAVATGHGVGLGAARADNTETSDDVSNDASVEAGSAVTAGSPAAGVASSSADPPTALAGDEDDEPDEGDESLTESNPYVPKMNYAGGVETDGDGRDGSDADATVGEPESVEEAPQGTVQPVRPDEYTSAPGIEVTAHAAVPRPGAERQATSASDSSKIMVSQHNWAVSLAPPGSADSGRDRHLSAIAEGPIEQRVAAMADQDYTAAGAQTIMLSNGPAEGGADAMSALTQPAQSHTAPANAFLALAAVADTVTRTLVAVFLSPFLAPAPAMPADPPLLWAVLAFVRREVQQFHRTFFNRTPIAADDAVSTAEGTAITVDPLTNDADPDTEPTPDTIAVVSFTQPSNGTVVRNANGSLTYTPNEAFSGTDTFTYTVSDETSAPHIHDLWGLLTGGGHTATASVTVTVTAAPDGPNAVSDTIDAVEDTPAVITRAQLLANDTAPDGDPVVLVTVGGPANGTLDFDSASGAFTYTPDQDFNGTDTFAYRITDPAGRADTATVTINVASVADAVVTAVVEDVGVDLTGVAVAPDGDRGYIASGADDDADGNGVVTWIDADSDSDGWSVGGTVEVGRDPGAVAVDAEQAYVVNRGDGTVSIIDRVTHREVDTDGDGVPDRVSVGAVTDLAVARGDAENDRVYAVDADGAVLAIDAREHRVAGRLEGAAGDRGAAPSLAVTPDRRRVYVADRGSIRVIEVSRAATLRTAGGDAAVAAETDTLRVVDEVNLGGDITGLEISPDGRRVYATVVRAGVAEVEAWDARAESLERVGAVRLAGDPRAIAVSDDGTRGYVVRADRNVSVLDLRRLTVVDEVVIGAAGDAAFVPGRDALLVADAAALLVVSTPFEESTVLEPDTARTGEDNSVVIDVLANDTDAGGAELTPTVVSGPANGIATVNLDGTITYTPNADFDGVDSFSYTVDGGTSNSAPATVTVTVTPPVTIQLNWLADPDDLDAHLLGPSATGDGRGFHVYYANPSYNVDGTLGGAAERAAFLGDDDTDGFGPEVTEINTRTPGEYVFYVQRFAGTGTLAGSGASVTVTDPSSWQHSVTFSVPAEGAGDFWSVFTLTVSEDGAVTITPINDISDIAPTLPATTSLTL; encoded by the coding sequence GTGCCTCCAACGGAGGTGCGCACCATCGGCACCGCTGGTTACGGCAAGTACATCGGGCGGGTCGGCGCTCTCGCCGTGGCGATGGGAGTCGGGTTCGCTGTGGCTACGGGCCACGGTGTCGGACTGGGTGCGGCCCGAGCCGACAACACCGAGACTTCTGACGACGTATCAAACGACGCGTCGGTTGAAGCAGGCTCAGCGGTCACGGCGGGTTCCCCTGCCGCGGGGGTGGCGTCGTCGTCGGCCGATCCGCCCACGGCCCTCGCGGGGGACGAGGATGACGAGCCCGACGAGGGCGACGAAAGCCTCACCGAAAGCAATCCGTATGTACCGAAGATGAATTACGCCGGTGGCGTGGAAACCGACGGAGACGGTCGCGACGGGTCGGACGCCGATGCGACAGTCGGTGAACCAGAGTCGGTCGAGGAAGCGCCACAAGGCACAGTGCAGCCGGTGCGGCCGGACGAGTACACCTCAGCGCCGGGCATCGAGGTCACTGCACATGCGGCGGTACCGCGGCCCGGGGCCGAGCGCCAGGCCACCAGCGCGAGTGATAGTTCGAAAATCATGGTGTCACAGCACAACTGGGCGGTATCTTTGGCGCCGCCCGGCAGCGCTGACTCCGGGCGGGACCGCCACCTGAGCGCCATTGCTGAGGGCCCGATCGAGCAGCGAGTGGCCGCGATGGCTGACCAGGACTACACCGCTGCCGGCGCGCAGACGATCATGCTGTCGAATGGTCCGGCTGAGGGCGGAGCCGACGCGATGAGTGCTCTGACGCAGCCCGCGCAGTCTCACACCGCGCCGGCCAACGCTTTCCTCGCCCTCGCCGCGGTGGCGGACACAGTCACCCGCACATTGGTGGCTGTCTTCTTGTCACCATTCTTGGCTCCGGCCCCGGCCATGCCGGCAGATCCGCCGCTGTTGTGGGCGGTGCTGGCGTTCGTGCGCCGCGAGGTTCAGCAATTCCACCGCACCTTCTTCAACCGCACGCCCATCGCCGCCGACGACGCGGTGTCCACCGCCGAGGGCACCGCGATCACCGTCGACCCGCTGACCAATGACGCCGACCCGGATACCGAGCCGACCCCCGACACCATCGCGGTGGTCTCGTTCACCCAACCGTCCAACGGCACGGTCGTGCGTAACGCCAACGGCAGCCTCACCTACACGCCGAACGAAGCCTTCAGCGGCACCGACACTTTCACCTACACCGTCAGCGACGAGACCAGCGCCCCACATATCCACGACTTGTGGGGCTTACTCACCGGCGGCGGTCACACCGCCACCGCCAGCGTCACGGTGACCGTCACCGCCGCACCCGACGGCCCCAACGCGGTCAGCGACACGATCGACGCCGTCGAGGACACCCCGGCGGTCATCACCCGCGCCCAACTGTTGGCCAACGACACCGCCCCCGACGGCGACCCGGTCGTTCTCGTCACAGTAGGAGGCCCTGCCAATGGGACGCTGGACTTCGATTCTGCTTCTGGCGCCTTCACTTACACGCCCGACCAGGACTTCAATGGCACCGACACCTTCGCGTACCGCATCACCGACCCCGCTGGCCGTGCCGACACCGCCACGGTGACCATCAATGTCGCCTCCGTCGCTGACGCAGTGGTCACAGCCGTGGTCGAAGACGTCGGCGTAGACCTGACGGGGGTGGCAGTCGCGCCCGACGGTGACCGTGGGTACATCGCGTCCGGTGCTGACGACGATGCGGACGGAAACGGCGTCGTGACGTGGATCGACGCCGACAGCGACTCCGATGGCTGGAGTGTCGGCGGTACCGTCGAGGTCGGGCGGGACCCGGGTGCCGTGGCCGTAGATGCCGAACAGGCCTACGTCGTCAACCGGGGTGACGGCACGGTCTCGATCATCGATCGGGTAACCCATCGTGAGGTCGACACCGACGGTGATGGTGTGCCCGATCGGGTCTCGGTCGGCGCAGTGACGGATCTGGCGGTGGCCCGCGGAGACGCCGAGAACGACCGCGTCTACGCCGTGGACGCCGACGGTGCCGTGTTGGCGATCGACGCCAGGGAACACCGGGTGGCCGGCCGACTCGAGGGTGCCGCGGGAGACCGGGGCGCTGCGCCGAGCCTCGCGGTGACTCCCGACCGCAGGCGGGTGTATGTCGCCGACCGCGGCAGCATCCGGGTCATCGAAGTGAGCCGCGCCGCCACGCTGAGAACTGCCGGTGGGGACGCCGCCGTCGCTGCAGAGACCGACACGCTTCGGGTTGTTGACGAGGTGAACCTCGGCGGCGACATCACCGGTCTGGAGATCAGCCCTGACGGCCGCCGCGTGTATGCGACCGTCGTGCGGGCCGGCGTTGCGGAGGTCGAGGCGTGGGATGCTCGGGCTGAATCCCTCGAACGTGTCGGTGCCGTCCGCCTCGCGGGTGATCCGCGGGCCATCGCGGTCAGCGATGACGGCACTCGGGGGTATGTGGTCAGAGCCGATCGAAACGTCTCGGTGCTGGACCTCCGCAGACTCACTGTGGTCGACGAGGTCGTCATCGGTGCGGCCGGAGACGCGGCGTTCGTGCCGGGACGTGACGCGCTGCTGGTAGCCGACGCCGCGGCTCTGTTGGTGGTGAGCACGCCGTTCGAGGAGTCGACAGTCCTCGAACCCGACACCGCCCGAACGGGCGAGGACAACTCGGTTGTCATCGACGTGCTCGCCAACGACACCGACGCCGGGGGCGCCGAGTTGACGCCGACGGTGGTCAGCGGACCTGCGAACGGGATAGCCACCGTCAACCTCGACGGCACCATCACCTACACCCCGAACGCCGACTTCGACGGTGTCGACAGCTTCAGCTACACCGTTGACGGCGGAACCTCCAACAGCGCGCCGGCCACCGTCACGGTCACCGTCACGCCGCCGGTCACCATCCAATTGAACTGGCTCGCCGACCCCGATGACTTGGACGCACACTTGCTCGGGCCGTCCGCGACAGGGGATGGCCGAGGCTTCCACGTCTACTATGCGAACCCGTCCTACAACGTGGACGGCACCCTCGGAGGCGCTGCGGAACGAGCCGCGTTCCTGGGGGACGACGACACAGACGGGTTCGGTCCCGAGGTCACTGAAATCAACACACGGACGCCTGGCGAGTACGTCTTCTATGTTCAACGGTTCGCCGGTACCGGAACTCTGGCCGGCTCCGGCGCGTCGGTGACGGTGACCGACCCCAGCAGCTGGCAACACTCTGTGACGTTCTCGGTGCCCGCCGAGGGAGCAGGAGACTTCTGGTCGGTCTTCACGCTCACAGTGTCGGAGGATGGAGCGGTGACTATCACGCCGATCAATGACATAAGCGACATCGCACCGACGCTGCCCGCGACCACGTCGCTGACGCTCTGA
- a CDS encoding homoserine dehydrogenase — MSEPDKPIGVAVLGMGNVGSQVVRIINESADDLAARIGAPLELRGVGVRRVADDRGVPVQLLTDNIEELVSRDDVDIVVELMGPVEPARKAILTALEQRKSVITANKALMAVSTGELAQAAESAHVDLYFEAAVAGAIPVIRPLTQSLAGDSVLRVAGIVNGTTNYILSEMDSTGADYTSALADASALGYAEADPTADVEGYDAAAKAAILASIAFHTRVTADDVYREGITKVTAADFVSARALGCTIKLLALCERLTTDEGQQRVSARVYPALVPLSHPLAAVNGAFNAVVVEAEAAGRLMFYGQGAGGAPTASAVMGDLVMAARNRVQGGRGPRESKYAKLPIAPIGLIPTRYYVNMNVADRPGVLSAVAAEFGKREVSIAEVRQEGMVDAEGQRCGARIVVVTHQATDAALSETVAALADLEVVQSINSVLRMEGIDDQ; from the coding sequence ATGAGTGAGCCCGACAAGCCCATCGGCGTGGCCGTTCTCGGCATGGGCAACGTGGGTAGCCAGGTGGTCCGCATCATCAACGAGAGCGCCGACGACCTGGCCGCCCGGATCGGCGCACCGCTCGAGCTGCGCGGCGTCGGCGTGCGCCGGGTGGCCGACGATCGCGGCGTCCCGGTCCAGTTGCTCACCGACAACATCGAGGAACTCGTCTCGCGCGACGACGTCGACATCGTCGTCGAGTTGATGGGGCCCGTCGAGCCCGCGCGCAAGGCAATCTTGACTGCTCTGGAGCAGCGCAAGTCCGTCATCACCGCGAACAAGGCGCTGATGGCGGTATCCACCGGCGAACTGGCACAGGCAGCCGAAAGCGCCCACGTGGACCTGTATTTCGAGGCTGCGGTGGCAGGCGCGATTCCCGTCATCCGCCCACTGACCCAGTCGCTGGCCGGTGACAGCGTGCTGCGAGTGGCAGGCATCGTCAACGGCACCACAAACTACATCCTCTCGGAGATGGACAGCACCGGCGCCGATTACACAAGCGCGCTCGCCGACGCGAGCGCCCTGGGTTACGCCGAGGCGGATCCGACTGCCGACGTCGAGGGGTACGACGCGGCGGCGAAGGCCGCGATCCTGGCGTCGATCGCCTTCCACACCCGGGTGACAGCCGACGACGTCTACCGCGAGGGCATCACGAAGGTCACCGCCGCCGACTTCGTGTCGGCCCGAGCGCTGGGGTGCACCATCAAGCTGCTGGCCCTCTGTGAGCGGCTCACCACCGATGAAGGGCAACAACGCGTCTCCGCACGCGTATATCCCGCGTTGGTGCCGCTGAGCCACCCGCTGGCGGCGGTCAACGGCGCATTCAATGCCGTGGTGGTCGAGGCGGAGGCCGCGGGCAGGCTGATGTTCTACGGTCAGGGTGCCGGCGGCGCGCCGACGGCCTCAGCGGTGATGGGCGATCTGGTGATGGCCGCGCGCAACCGGGTCCAGGGCGGTCGCGGACCGCGCGAATCGAAGTATGCCAAGCTCCCGATAGCCCCGATCGGACTCATCCCGACCCGGTACTACGTGAACATGAACGTGGCCGACCGGCCCGGTGTGTTATCCGCTGTGGCAGCCGAATTCGGCAAGCGTGAGGTGAGTATCGCCGAGGTGCGCCAGGAGGGCATGGTCGACGCGGAGGGTCAGCGTTGCGGTGCGCGCATCGTCGTGGTCACCCATCAGGCCACCGACGCGGCGCTCTCCGAGACCGTGGCTGCGTTGGCCGACCTCGAGGTGGTGCAGAGCATCAACAGCGTGCTGCGGATGGAAGGGATCGACGACCAATGA